In Dehalococcoidia bacterium, the sequence TCCTGCGCGTACCGCCTGGCCTTCTCGATCTTGCCGATGACGCTGGAGTTCACGTGCGCCTCCTACTATCGGACCTGTGGAAAAACACAGCGGGCACCTCGTCGAAGGTGCCCGCTCTATACCTGGAGACCAGTACGACCGTCATAGGTTGTCCAGGTGAATTATCGGCGGCCAGGGCCGAGGGGGTCAAGGCCAACTGGCTCTTCTTTACGCGCTCGAGGCGCGGCCAGGCTCCCCGTCCCCGCCAGGTACGGAAGCGTCGGCCGCCGCGCGGGCAACCTGGGCTGAACTTGCTCGACGAGCCGCGACCCCGCGATGCAGGAGGCACCGGATCGGTCAAAAGCTCCAAGACCGCGCCTCGAAGGCCGCGTCGGCGCCGGCGCCTCAGTCATAAGCAATGCCCGGCGCCGGAAAGGCCGCGCAGAACTCCGCCACATCTCTCGCTATCGCGGCCAGCCGCTCCTCGTCCTTCACCGCGCCCACGACCTCGTCGATCCAGGCCGCGATGCGCGCCATCTCGGGCTCCTTCATGCCGCGCGAGGTCACGGACGGTGTGCCGATGCGCACACCGCTGGGGCTGAAGGGCCGGCGCGGGTCGTAGGGGATGGTGTTGTAGTTTGCGACGATGCCAGCCTTGTCCAACGCCTGGGCCATGGGCTTGCCCCAGACCTTCTTGGTCGTCATGTCGATGACTGCCAGGTGGTTGTCCGTGCCGCCGGAGACGAGCGAAAAACCGCGCTCCATTAGCTGCGACGCCAGGGCCTTGCAGTTCCGGACCACCTGGTGCGCGTAGTCGCGGAACTCGGGCGTCGCGGCCTCCTTCAGCGCCACACCGATCGCCGCCGTCGTATGGTTATGGGGCCCGCCCTGGAGGGCCGGGAAGACGGCACGGTCGATGGCAGCCGCCAACTCCTCCCGGCACAAGATCATCGCGCCCCGCGGCCCCCTCAGGGTCTTGTGAGTCGTCGTCGTGATGACGTCGCAGTAGGGCGAAGGGTCGGGGTGCGCGCCCGCGACGACCAGCCCGGCGATGTGCGCGAGGTCGGCCATGAAGTAGGCGCCGACCTCCTTCGCGATCTCGCCGATGAGCTTGAAGTCGAACTGGCGCGGGTAGGCGGTAGCGCCAGCGACGATGATCTTCGGCCTCTCCCGCCGAGCGAGCTCGCGCATCTTGTCGTAGTCGATGAGGTGTGTGACAGGGTCGACCGTGTACTGAACGGCGCGCCAGAAGCGGGAGGTGGCGCTGACCTCCCAGCCGTGAGTGAGGTGGCCGCCATGGGGAAGCGCGAGGCCCATGATCGTGTCGCCGGGTTCCAGCAGCGCGTAGTAGACCGCCAGGTTCGCTGGTGAGCCGGAGTAGGGCTGGACGTTGGCGTGGTCCATGTGGAACAGCGCCTTCG encodes:
- the glyA gene encoding serine hydroxymethyltransferase, whose translation is MRLENLKKTDPEIYDLVRAEEKYQAETIRLIPSENYASAAVMEALGTVFVNKYSEGYPGRRYYEGQRYADELENLVIERAKALFHMDHANVQPYSGSPANLAVYYALLEPGDTIMGLALPHGGHLTHGWEVSATSRFWRAVQYTVDPVTHLIDYDKMRELARRERPKIIVAGATAYPRQFDFKLIGEIAKEVGAYFMADLAHIAGLVVAGAHPDPSPYCDVITTTTHKTLRGPRGAMILCREELAAAIDRAVFPALQGGPHNHTTAAIGVALKEAATPEFRDYAHQVVRNCKALASQLMERGFSLVSGGTDNHLAVIDMTTKKVWGKPMAQALDKAGIVANYNTIPYDPRRPFSPSGVRIGTPSVTSRGMKEPEMARIAAWIDEVVGAVKDEERLAAIARDVAEFCAAFPAPGIAYD